Genomic window (Wenzhouxiangella marina):
GTGGGCCTCGGCTGGAGCAGCTGAGCTGGCTGAGCCGTTACCAACGCGTCACCGACCGGTTGGCCGATGCCTGTGGTCGATTACTGGAAGGCATGACGATTCAAGGCGTTAGCCGCTTCTACGACCTGAACTGGCACACGGTTAAGGCGATCGACATGAGCCGGCTCAAAGCCTCATTGCCTGAGCCGGATTGGTCAGCCATCCGCTATCTGGCCATGGACGAGTTCGCGCTCCACAAGGGACATCGCTATGCCACCGTGGTGGTCGAACCGATTCAGCGCCAGGTGCTATGGGTTGGGCCTGGCCGCTCCCGCGACACGGCACGAGCCTTCTTCAAGTGGCTACCCGACGGGGTGTGCATGCGCATCGAGGCAGTGGCCATCGACATGACAACAGCCTACGAGCTGGAGATCCAGGCGCATTGCCCGCAGGCCGAAGTCGTCTACGACCTGTTCCACGTCGTGGCCAAGTACGGCCGCGAGGTGATTGACCGTGTCCGCGTCGATGAAGCCAACCGACTGCGCAAGGATCGGCCGGCCCGGAAGGTCGTAAAGTCGGCTCGCTGGCTGCTATTGCGCAACCGCAGGTGCCTCAGTCCGACTCAGAAGATCCAGCTCCAAGAGCTTCTCGAAGCCAATCAGGCTTTGCTGACAGTCTATCTGCTGCGAGATGAACTCAAGCGGCTTTGGTATTACCGCCGAGAAGGCTGGGCTCTCAAGGCCTGGGATAACTGGCTCGACCAGGCAATGGGCAGCGGGATCGCTGCGTTACAGCGCTTCGCCCAGCGCCTGAAGCCATATCTTCACGGCATTCTGGCTCGTTGCCGTCACCCGCTGAATACCAGCATCGTTGAAGGGATCAACAACACCATCAAGGTGATCAAGCGCAGAGCCTACGGCTACCGCGACCAAGAGTACTTCTTCCTCAAGATCCGGGCCGCCTTCCCCGGAAATGCGCGATGAACCGAATATTTTCGACCTATTAGATAATGGGAGCAATGTTGTCAATATCAGGGAAGGCTTAGTCTCAAGATATGATATCAAAGATGGTGAGCATGTCATCTATTGGAACTCCGATGCTGGTGTTTACCAGGATAGGGGATCTTTGAACACTCAATCACCGGCGCTGGGCTTGATTCATGAAGCTGGCCATGTGTATCAATTGGAGTACGATTGGGCCAATACTCAGCCGCTTGTTGTAGATCAAGAGTTGCCAGAAGGGCCGGTGATAAGCGGCATTGAAACACGTGTTGCGACCTTCTATGGCGAGCCTGTCCGAACTGGAGTTCGGAAGCATGGCGGAATCGTTCGTGAAGGTATGGGCGTGACAGAGTTTACAAATGATCAGAGGTGACTCATGAGTACTAACAAAACACTAGGACTAAAAGGTAGCCTTTCGCTTTTAGTTATGGCGGTGACTTTTGGAGTGTTGCCCACAAATGCAATTGCAGAGCGTTTGCCCGTCTTTGAGTGGCTTTCAGATCAAGTGGGGGCCGTTGAGATATTCGTGACGCCATGGGTGTCCGCGGGGCCCCGAGTTTCTGTAGAGGACATCACCTCAGTTGCAACAAAAGTCTCTAATATTCGAACATCGTCTTCTGCAAGCTCCTTTGTTCGACGCTTTGAGCGCTTTATTGGTCAGTGCGACGAGCCAGAAGACCGACAAGAGCTTTCCGGGTCTTTGCGATTCAGAATGGACCTGGTTTCACCAGACCGGTCGCTTTTGGGGATGATTGTGAGTAACGGGAATGAGGTTTTCTTGATAAATAGGTTCAACCACGAACCAGATTTATTTCTAGGTTGTTCTAATCAAACTTTCAAGTTCGTATTCGGATTAGGGGACTTGGGTACCTTGGACGAGGCTGCGGCGATCTCTGAGCTTATTGAAGAGCTTAGAGAAGTTGCTCGTTGACCAGATTGGTCTTGTCATTGTCTGTCAGAACGCACGCGCTAAATGATGTGAATGGTCCTCTTTTGTAAGTACGCACGGACGGGTTGGAGCGTTACCTGACTGCTACCGTCAGAGCCCAAGCTT
Coding sequences:
- a CDS encoding ISL3 family transposase → MLDRRTLERLGSWEGYRLKDVVWPDGETGTVELHLEPKRKVMTCSSCGQRCRQVHETVIRRVRDLPLFEYRVVLVVPRRRIWCERCGGPRLEQLSWLSRYQRVTDRLADACGRLLEGMTIQGVSRFYDLNWHTVKAIDMSRLKASLPEPDWSAIRYLAMDEFALHKGHRYATVVVEPIQRQVLWVGPGRSRDTARAFFKWLPDGVCMRIEAVAIDMTTAYELEIQAHCPQAEVVYDLFHVVAKYGREVIDRVRVDEANRLRKDRPARKVVKSARWLLLRNRRCLSPTQKIQLQELLEANQALLTVYLLRDELKRLWYYRREGWALKAWDNWLDQAMGSGIAALQRFAQRLKPYLHGILARCRHPLNTSIVEGINNTIKVIKRRAYGYRDQEYFFLKIRAAFPGNAR